A segment of the Tachysurus vachellii isolate PV-2020 chromosome 18, HZAU_Pvac_v1, whole genome shotgun sequence genome:
GGGTTTCCACTAGCTGCTGAGCTGTCCCTCTCTTAGAAATACTGACATTGCAGGTGAGTTATTgaaaatgttattgtttttcGAATCATATGAACAGCTTGAACAAGGACTCGAATGACTTCGGAATGTGATCGATGATTTGTGCttagaaaaagaaagtgaaactCTTTGAAAGAAGCAGGcctctgatttaaaaaaagggcCATTCTGATTTTGCGTGGTTTAGGATAATCTCTGAAGTTTCTTTTCACAAACATGAAATTTTATAATTTAGTCTTATTTAAAATTACGCAAATTAAAAGTGAAAAGTCAAACAGAAATTCAGCATCCATGATTCATTATTTGCACTGAAGTTTCATGAAATTCATTTAGTTTCCTgctatttattttcttgcatCCATCGTCACATTCCTCACCTCGATGTTCCAGTTGTGCTGTTCTAATGTGCGCCGACATTGGTCCATTGACTCCAGTCCCGTCAGGTCCTGACAggtcaaaaacaaaaattgacAGTGAATTACTTTATTCAGAGGGCAGACAGACATGCTATGAAGAGGAGCTTGGAGCATTTAGAATGATCAGAAACGTGATATTAAGCAGACAACAGGTagacttttaaaataaagatcagGAAGAACTGGTCGCAAACCCATAGAGATAcgagtacacatacacactgacagtaacctgagctctgGAGGTTTGTGAATCGATGACGCTACCCTGTGCACCGCCATGCTGCTCAGTTTGTGTACTTGATAAAACCAAGCATCTTCACTTTCGATGTTTTTGAAGTAAGATACActttatgggaaaaaaaaaagtttgtggacaccagaCCATCCCATTCCAGATGTGCTGCTATAATAATCTCTACTCTGGAGACGTCGGTTGAAGTGGTcaggggtgcagtcagtgttccagttcatcccaaaaggAGTTCaatggggttgagtcagagtcagggatcTTCCATTCCAGTCATGGGGAATTCAATGCGTTCATGATTTGGGCTCGACCCTAAATTATAACGATACGTCATTTAGACGACGTCGTCTAGACAATTGTTTGTGGCAAGAGTTTAAGAAGAAACACTTATGACCGTGATGggcaggtgtccacaaacatttaactgtataatgtgtttatttcagtattttcagAGAATAAGAATAAATCCAGAGACATAAAGCAATATGTGACATCATGTATATGAATATGAACTTGTGTATACTTTTAATCATAAACTAATGAAACACCTTATTGTTTACTTCATCAGTGCTGAATACTTTACCGGTAGTTCGTGAGCTGTCAGTCAAACCCTACTGCGGTTAAACCAGATGCTCTTTCTGAAAGCACGGTTAAACGAGTTTCAGGGGTGCGGCTTTTACAAACTTAGCGGTAATTGCGCTGTTgcacagaacaataaattaatGCTCTTCTAATTAAAACCCTCTTTAAAGTCACCGTATCTGTCAGTATAATTGCAcctattttaatttattataaaaatatgaagATGTTAGTTGGTGAAACCATGTCACTTTATTGGCATAATCTACTCTATGagcaaaataaattacattttactgtAGAATTTATTAAGAATTTCTAATTCATTTGAAGAGGCATTATTAATAAACTCCACAGTAAAATTGGTTGATCTTTATTGTAAGTAGATCATTACAAAGTGATCTGAGTGAGTTTTATCaaactaacattttaaaatttccaTTTAATGATGGACTAATTTGTGGATCCACAATTATATTGCAGGATACGGTAACTTTCAATAGGAATTATTAAAGAATTCCAAAGTATAATCGGCTGATCTTTGTTGTGAGCATCGAGCAGGTCATGCAGAAGTGATCTAAATGAGTTTAATtaactaaaattaaataaataaataaaatatattttttaaataatggcttAAAATGTGTCTCCTGGCACAATTACATTGAAAATTTAGTAACTTAgtagaaattaataaaaaattccaCGGTAAAATTGGCTGAAATTTATTATGAACATAGAGCAGGTCATGCTGACGTGACATAAGTGAGTTTCATcaactaacattttaaaatgtaaattgtttgAAATTTGAATAGGAATTATTAACaagttcattcatcttctaccgcttatctgaactacctcgggtcacggggagcctgtgcttatctcaggcgtcactgggcatcaaggcaggatacaccctggaaggagtgccaacccatcgcagggcacacacacacacacactcattcactcacacaaataccacactacggacaattttccagagatgtcaatcaacctaccatgcatgtctttggaccggggaggaaaccggagaactttgtagaaatgattaaatattagtAACAATTCTACAGTATAATTAGCTGATTTTTATTGTGAGTATCGAGCAGGTCTTGCTGACGTGACATAAGTGAGTTTCATCagctaacattttaaaatttaaattttatgttGGATTAAATTGTCTCCTGTCAAAATTATATTGCCATATGGTCATTTTGAAtaggaattattaaaaaaaaaactcaacagtAAAATGGCCTAAAATTTATTATGAGGAAACAGTCGCACATCCTGAAGTGATAGGAGTGAGTTTTAttaactaaaattaaaaatatatatattttataatggcTTAAAATGTGCCTCCTGGCACTATTACATTACGagatatatgtacattatatataacagTAAAAAGATCGTGCTGAAGTGACATAAGTGAGTTTCATCAACGAACAACGTGAAATGTTCATATTATAACGGATTATAAAGTTATAGTTCTGTGCATTAAGAGCTCGCAGACCGTCGCTTTCGGTTTTCAGCTCTATTAccgctgtgtgtgtaaaagccgCGCGTGTGAAACATACGTGAGGCTCAGAAAGAGCGTCTGGATGAAATATGCAGTCacgtttaaatgtaaatgacccATTGTACGTGACATGGCTGTTATTAAGACTAAAATCATAATAACGAATCATTTCAGtagtcagaaaaaataaaaagcgaGCGAGCTGTCGATGATTCTGACACAATCTGAGGCACTGAGGTAGTGACCGAGTCAGCTAAGCCTCAGTGCCTCAGAAAAGGcactgctagctagctagctatgatTCTGACAGAATCTGAGGCACTGAGGCACCGAGGTAGTGACCGAGCCATCCGGCTCGGTCACTACCTCGGTGCCTCAGTGCCTCAGATTCTGTCAGAATCATAGCTAGCTAGCACATATAGCTAATAAAGTTTATACAAATTGTCAGCTGTTAATAAGATTAGTTGTATATAAATCTAACGCCAGGGGCTACTTTGTTTCCTCAGCTTTATATATCCGTAATCGTGTTTGGTACAAACTCCAACAACGAAAGCATGCAGCGCGAGCTAAAGCCTAGCTGAGGTAACCTAGCTACGATGACGGAGACAGGCTACAACACTTAGCACTTAGCTAACGTTAGCTGGCTGTTatcctgaattaaaaaaaaataaacaacttatCGTGACCGAACAAGATGTGACGAACGAACATTcggtaaaaaaaacatatatatgtttttttatacatacatatacatttattttgattttctttagaaaaaaaaaaccgaaCCTGAAACTGGAGGAGTTTCTCAGTTTGAGCCTGAGATAATTCCTGCTCCTCTGGCGCCGCCATCTTACCTCGCCAATCCCCTTCCAATACAACGTCATGACGTTTAAGCAAAAAAGGCGGGATCTGACACGTCACACGTCACGTTGTGGCTCGTGCGCATCCTCGCGCCTGCCGCTTACCGTCCTGGAGGAGACGCGAGGCTTTATTCTATATACCGGAACTGGAGGCTGTGTTCTAAATGATGACGCAATTAACGTTTATTAATTTGTCTTTAGCTTCTACAGAGACAACAAACGAGACGGTTGTGATCATTTCCacatgatatatttatatatatggtATACGAACAAGGTCCACTGAGGCTAGTACCTGTGGCGCATGCGCGACATTTCCACGCATGCGCATTACAATAGGCAACTGGTGCCGTCGCAGATGATCCATCATGGCGGCAGCGTCCAGTCCGGTAGAACAAGCTGCAGCAGCTAAACCAGCGTTCGACCTGTCGGAGCCGCCGGTGATCGACGGATTCACTCCACTCCCCCGACCCAGTGAAGAGGGGTTTAAAGACAAGTTCATACggaaaaccaaagaaaaccCGTTTGTTCCTATCGGTGAGTTTTTACTAAGGAAGTTAGTTTAATTTGAACGACTTTCAGCTGATGTTTACGGTAATATTGTGTTTAAGGTTAAATTATGTGTCTGTTCTTGTTAAGTTACTCTGAAGCTTTATGTCCTCCAACGTGACCTCTGAGTTTCTCTACCTCTGGGTAgatagatacacacatacatacacacattcatacacacacacatacatacacacatacatacatacattcacacatacatacatacattcacacatacattcacacatacattcacacatacatacacacatacatacacacatacatacacacatacatacacacatacatacacacatacatacacacatacatacacacattcatacacacacacatacatacattcacacatacatacattcacacatacatacatacacacatacatacacacacacatacatacacacatacatactcatacacacatacatacacacatacatacacacattcatacacacatacatacatacattcacacatacattcatacacacatacatacacacatacatacacacatacatacattcacacatacatacacacatacatacacatacacacacacatacacacactcatacatacacacatacatacacacatatatacatatgtatgtgtgtatatatataatataatataatataatataatataatgtgtgtgtgtgtgtgaatatatatcatgttatcactttcatcagctataaacagttgttctcttttttctctgttgaAGTTAAGAATCTGTTAGAGTCTTGATGGTGGAATCTATTCTGAAACCTTTCCTGAGCCAGAAAACTTCAAATTGCTGACACTGAgaactccttccataaatgctaGAATAAGTTATTACATCTTATGTCCTGGGGTTAGATGAATGTGGAATAAGGAACATTCGAAGGAACGGTTTGTTCCTAGAATGTTCCCTCTATTTTTCCGTTACCCTTGGGGATCTAATGGCGTGTGTGAGCAtcacatgcacaaacaaaccaacacagGAAATGACAGTTTAAATCAAGGACTCTTCCAGACCCCAAACAAGGCTGTCTGAGATGTAATTGCACATACCGACATGGACTTATAAAGTGGCTTGCTTATGTATTCGCCACCCCATGTGCAATTTTACAACCTGGAATTGATTGAACTGTTTACACTGTGTGGAGCCCTCGTATGTGAAAAGTTGTTATAACAAGATGTTGTTATTAGCTATTAAAATTTTCAGACCAAAGTCAAACCTTTTTGTTGTTGAtccaaaacattatttttgaaagaaacccAACCCTGTTTGTTACCCTGAACAGTGAAgcgtggtggtggtagcatcgtgttttttttttttccaagctgGTCAGGTTTGAGAggaagaggattttttttttctgcaagagTTTGAGACCGGGCCAGAGGACCACCCTCCAACACAATGAGCCTACTGGTCAATCTGACAGATCTCAAACACATTTGCAAAGATTGTGAAAAAATATCAGGATACAGATTTGTATCTGGGCTCGTAATTTTCTTTGgatattttaaacttaaccaaGTTTGATTTCTGCAGTTAAGAACAAAAATATCCAAGCCAGCTATAAGAAATCAGACTTTGTGAGACCGCTTCAAATGattgcatgtgtttgttttaaatgcatCTACTTATGCTTGCTTATTTTATTGATCTGTTCTATCTTAAATGAATTATTTCCTGCTCTTCAGGTTGTCTGGGCACTGCAGGAGCACTTCTCTATGGCCTCCGAGCCTTCAAACAGGGAAAGACGCGTCAGTCGCAGCTTCTCATGCGTACTCGCATCTTTGCCCAAGGATTTACCGTCGTGGCCATTATAGTGGGCGTCGCCGCAACTGCACTGAAGTCCAGATAGTGAATCAAGGGGTTCAAATCCGGACATAGCATTTTCTCATGGCCCATGTGAGCTACTGCTActgactgacttttttttattttaaatgtgtttttttggttgCTTTCGGGTGAAGCCTTTTGTGTGTTACCCCACCACATAATAGAATGAAGTAGCTGCTGTGTGAATGTGGGGTATGGTGTAAATGAACAggccaaaaataaaatgtatatttgatAGATGATGGTTTGCTTCTTAAGTTTTGCACTGGAGATCTGACTCTAACCCATTCGCTTCACGATAACTAGCGTCAAAGCGATCAAGATTGGAGATAATTAAAATGTTCTCACTGCTATGCAAATTAAGGTTCCAGACATATGACCTGGCAGTGACCTTGACCCTGTTTGGATAGATCTCATATAAACCCTGGGGCAATACTGAGGGTAAAGGCAGTAAAACTTCGATTTCTggaacacaaatgcacaaggAACATCTTCGTATTGACTTTATGACTTTACGTAATCATTCCCCTTCTCAGTGGTGGAGGCATAAACTTTATAACCATAGACACGTGATGCTTGATAGTGTGTACGCTACCAGGTTTGGAATAAATCATTTCAACCATGAGAAACATGTCGgtgttgttttcttgttttaattCGTTATGTTAATACACGGACAACGTTTGGAAACATCTCACATCTACCTCTAACTAATGTGTCTATAAGTTTTTCCCCACTGTAAATCCAAAAACTGAATTGAGTCGTGTCTGGAAAACTGTccagatatatttttatttagagcGTAGTCAGGCATGAACATACAGTCTTTGGCAGCCAGTAAAAACCGCAATCTGTGGTGCAGCACACAACAGAGCTGGTCTGCAGAAAGGCAAgtaacagttttattttctttttaaatctgtattgGACAAAAAGGCCTCAAAGCTGAAAGACTTCAAAGTGAACGTAAAAGATGGTGAATATAAATATTCGTAACACTTTACCGCATGCTCGACTGATTGATTTCTATCTGAACTGGGAGGAGTTGCTACACTTTAAATCTGATATTTGTTTTACTCAATACATGTGAGGCTTAATGGTACGAACAAGTCCAGCGCTAAATTATCCACTAAACAAATAACCTACTAGAATTTAAACAGTAAATATCTTTTTAGTTTTTGGGAATTATTTAGGGGCGGAATGGGATGGAACTTACGACGCAGCAGGTTTGATGGAAAacaaagatgaatgaaaatacAGAATTATTGCCAACCTTCATGAAATTGAgtataaaacaaaagcaaaacatgCAATAGGCGATAATCAGTAACCGTATGAAcacagtacagaaaatgaagcTGTTCTCGTTTGTTGCTCTTCTCTGAAAGTTACAATAATATATGAGGTTTCGTCTCTTCATCCACAAGAATTTATTCAAAATACTCTTCCGATTATGTCTTTCTGCTGTTTAGACCAATTACAGCATAGCTTCCCAAATTAGGTCTTTAGTGACTGGACTGGACACTGCTTTAGAGAAACCGGTGGAAACTACACAAATCCTTTCCTCGCGTCTGTAATAGTGAGTCAGCGAGTCGACTCGTCTGTTTCTGGTGAACGCTGGCCGACTCGCACGCGTACGCAATCAAAAGCATGCGTCTGAATGTTTCCATGGAAACCTCTCTTCACCGTCTATGTACTCGGCGTACTAGGGAAGGTGATTCAGTACGAATTAAACCGAATCTTTCTTGGATgcaaatttatgacttttttcctaatttaaaaatgtatgtaaatgtttcagattaagaagaaaaaaaaaaaactcacaaactTCCACGTCAATTCTGAGTCTAATCTTGAATCAAAGAGTCAAATGAACTGACTCGCTTAATAAAAATCCCTGATCACTAATCTGTAAATGTGAAAACGGTtcttacgtttttttttttgttttttttattaactcgCTGGCTCTCTATCAGTGaacgtgcgcgcgcgtgtgaaTCAAACCAAAGGTCACAGAGCATCATGGATACGCTGCAGGGATTAATTTTAATACGGATCACTACGTTTTCAGACGTCACAAATGGTGAATAAAACAGCAGGAACATCTGAGTGTCTCAGAGGACCGAATTGGAAGCGTTAATAACTGTagtgttaatatattattatatcgcAAATCAAATTGAAACTGCAgaaaatttagatttttgtttctttaaaaaaaaacaaaaaaaacaaaaaaaaaaaccactgaaCGTCGGACTGCTGATGTGGCTGTACTGATCTTGCTGTTTAATCAGTTAGCTTCCTTCCAAAAGGTCATGCTGTCTGTCTGagctgtgtttttaattttagttaCTCTGAGATGGTCTGAAGGTCCTGCAGTCCGACCTACACGAGCCGACACAGGATTTtcttgaagcaaaaaaaaaaaattgggtaCAGATTATGTGTAACAGAGGAAAGTTTCAAGTCACCATACACCTTAAAAGACAGAAAACCCAAACATCTTGTTTGTGCTAAAACAAAGTGCGAAAAGGACACTGAGATGGAGCTGGACAGAAGGCGAGACACGAGACGGAGTGTGTGACGAGGCCTTAGCGAGACAGCGGTGTCTGTTTCAGGGAAATGAGGACCGAGCGCATCCGGGACACGTCCTTCGTCTGGCGGCTCGTCTTGGGGTTGAAGTCGCAGAGCCGTGCCACTTTTTCCCACTCGGTGCCTGGGCTGTTGTCGTCGCACTCCTTCAGGAAGGCATCCTCGGATGCTCTGAAGACATAAATGGAATCGTTAGTACGGGAAAACAAGGGTGTTATTTAACGGTAACTTCGAACACATGCCATGCAATTCATCACCGCTAGGAATATGTACATTAATCGGGGGATGGGGAGAGgtgataaataaaagaaataaaatcacaatttaATTACTACAATAAACCCATGCACTTTGACCACAGAGAACTTCACATACACTAGGACACTAACacaatatacttatatatatatatatacattcagcAAGAAGGCCTCACACTCGCTGACCCAAAAAGCAGAGTAATAGTGctatggatttttttatttatgtattatttttttttgtattctagATTAGAAACCTGACAGGATTAAAAATCGCGCTTTTAGAAACCAACTAGCGGcgagtctctgtgtgttttattaaggAGGGAGACGGAGTGATGAGGTCATTTCGCTGATTTGGACCTTATTTGAGAACGTGACGAGTGACATACACAAAGCCTATCACATCAGAGTTGGGCTGTTTGTAGAAAGCCTTATCAGCAATCCTAATGCGCAAGCAGgcaaaggaagaaagagagacagaaacaaacacacacacacagagggagagtcAATTTTACACAAGCTTCCTTACACACAAAGAAAAGTGGAGAATGGTTAGATCGTGAGAAACAATGCAAAAGAGCTTTCAGAGATTGTTGGTTTTGGGtcgttaaataaaaaaaaaaaaacaaagcattgcTTGTTTTCCGCAAACAGATAAATCTGACTTAATAACTTAACTACTGTTTGCTGTATTAATGTGGGAATGAGGACAAGTTGTGGGGAAAATAATGAAAGTTATGGGACCAAGTCATAACCTGCCCTCTATATATCTGTAGCTAGTCTTGTTAAAGTTCAATAGcaaactgtatattttatttatttatttatttatttattttatcaggtCAGTTTCAAAAAAGTACAACAGTATATTTAGGGCTAGAACGATTTTAAGATCACATCTTTGATGAAATCAGCGTTCTCCATCGATTCTCCATCGATGGGTGAAATAAATCAGGTTCAGTAGCTTGTTACTATGGCACCTGGCCTGTTCTCTGAAATTGATGTGTTGGAATCAAAGAGTGTCTTCCATACATCACTACCTCAATCCAGTCAAGCTTCTGTAGGATgttctggacaaacaagtctgattcATGGAGGCTAAACCTAACTTAAATGGATCTGCTGCTAAGGTGTCACAGATATAGACAGGTCTTGTTTAGTCCGTGCCTGGACGCGTCGGAGCACAAGATCAGGCAGCTGGTTTTAACGTTTTGAATCATGGGTGAAAAAAgggcaattgttttttttttttttcttttccgttACACCTGGCAAATGGAACATGGAACAAATGGAGTCAGCTCGTGGCTGGTCATCACTTGCTTTTGTTTATCCATCATTGTGTCTGACACAATGTCTTTTCAGCAcacgtacaaaaaaaaaaaaggacccgGTTGCTCATGACTAGCTCGTAATGACGTGTTGAAGTGTGCCCTGCCTGAACAAGCTGTCAAGTTGGTACTCAGTTAAATGGAAATCACTTGCTTCGAGAAGGAAgttttttctaaaagaaaaaaaagaaaagaaaaaaaaagacagctcaAAAAAATACttgagagaacgagagagagagagagagagagaaagagagagaacgtaTTCCATCTGTTTCGCTGGTGGGTCTCAAAGTGGTGATATACCTGTTGTTTACTTTATTCTTCTCCATTTGCTCCCGCTGGTGAGCGTGCCAGTCCTCCAGCTCCTTCTTCGCCTTCTCTTTCCACTCAATTTCTGCTGCCTTGGAGGCTGAATCTGAAGACGGATACGAAACAagccaaaaacaacaacagctgtAGCAGTAATCGGCTGGTTAAACGGATGTAACCGTAGAATAGTTCTAGagaaatctaaataataataaatctttagACTGCTTGACGACTTTAGATGATTAATACGACGGAAACTGAATTTATTTAGTCGACATCGAGCGATCGTAAAGCCACACTGACCAGTCatttctgtataaaacaatGATGTGCGACAGCAAGCAAGACATTTCAGCTCCTGCTGCAACGTTTCTGCTTTTATTGTTGGaccaggatttaaaaaaaacaaaaaagaaaaaatccacCGTCTGGACTCAATTTGAAGGAGAACAACATAGTGCCATTCAAACTGAActgaaacaataataaacaaatggtgCTAATGCACACGATATCTGCTCCTCAAAAGTGGAGCCATGTTTTTAGGTCGTACCCAACTCTTCCAGGCGTCCCTTCTGTTCCTCTCTCCACTTGCGTAAACTTTCAGGCTCCTGCCGCTGCACGTCGACCTGGG
Coding sequences within it:
- the higd2a gene encoding HIG1 domain family member 2A, mitochondrial, translated to MAAASSPVEQAAAAKPAFDLSEPPVIDGFTPLPRPSEEGFKDKFIRKTKENPFVPIGCLGTAGALLYGLRAFKQGKTRQSQLLMRTRIFAQGFTVVAIIVGVAATALKSR
- the cltb gene encoding clathrin light chain B: MADAFGLQAEEDPAAAFLAQQQHEIAGIENDEDNFGFEFTAHDQPEAGAADSQPSHFSSHSFEDEFRGATMNGELFQDSNDVTDGYAAISQVDVQRQEPESLRKWREEQKGRLEELDSASKAAEIEWKEKAKKELEDWHAHQREQMEKNKVNNRASEDAFLKECDDNSPGTEWEKVARLCDFNPKTSRQTKDVSRMRSVLISLKQTPLSR